The nucleotide window CTTCATTGAAATACCAAATATATAGGATAGGATGTTGGGTGCAATTTTCCAAGACAGACAGTAATACTAATAATAGCTGGGTTTGGTCCAGCACCTCTTGGCTCTCTTAGAATGACGGAGAGTTCGGttaaacttgaatttgaatttggatttggatggaGGAGGACATGAGATGACCCCATGATCCAAATCAACTTAACTTGAAAAACTtgcaaaatacaaatacatattaCTACtcacaaataataaaaagtagaGCTAGTATGGTAATTCGCAACACTTGTTCCCCATTTTTATGTGATTTGGGTTCTATTATAATATTGCCTTCTATATCTATAATCTGTAGTGGAACAAAAACTTTATGTGAAATACAAGgaacaacaaaaatattgaaaCAAATGGATATCTATACGTACACCAATTTTTGGTAGAGGGATTGTGTAAAAGGAGTAAACAAGGTTGTGGTGGATTAGGCAAGTTTGCCGACAAAGTGTCCCCGTTCCTTTACACCAAGTTTGAATTCCACTCTCGCACATTATGAATCGAAACAGTTTATCCCAGAAATCCATTTATATCATTTCAAGACAAGCCCATTTGTTTTTACATTTGTTTGTACATTGGACCATTTGATTGATATTAGGGACAGTCTAGAGTCTCGACCTCCCATCAATTGAGTAGTTATCAGCTGAGCTAAGCAACATTAGTTATAGTGCCTCCTTCATGCCGTGCGCCGCGTCGGCGATTAAGTATAGGGAGGCTCTGGGGATCCTTTCAAGTGCTTTAGTAGGTGCTGGTTGACAATGAGGATTTTCTCAAGGAACTGCAGAGCAGCAAGAAAGAATAACAGCATCAACCCCCAGCATTGCCTAGGGTTGCGTTGTTTGTCTATGTTATTATTAATAGGACATGCTACTTTGTTTATCTGTTAATCTAGGGTGGGCTGTTTAACGGACGTTCACATCATTAATTTCTCCAGATCcaccttgttttttttagtgctTAGCGAAAAGAACATTACCTTATCATCActtatgagatttttttttttccttttcctccaCTGACAAAAGTGTGAACTTGAAAGCAATCCTTCTTTCGACCAAAAGTACTAGGATGCCCACGTGCACAAAAATATGCCCACAAATGATTCGCGGCTGCCCATATGTTTCCAACAGCCTCCAAAAAGTGTCTCATTGCGAACCACAACTTTTATAGCTTTGTTTGTGACAGAGCGCCCTCAATCTTTTAAAAGTTGCACACATGATGTGATCCATTTAGGGGTGACAATATTATTTCCGTTTTTGTGCCTATTTTTTGTCTAGTCtcggcttttttttttcgataAAAATGTTTATCATacattataatatttgtatttcTCCTTAAATTACTATTCTACTCAATTAcatttgattgaagaataaaaTTCAACTCAACTACAtggttatattatattaaataattttgttagtCAAGAGTTAATAATAACATTCAAACATGACCGATGATTTATAAAAGTTGGGAATCTTTGTATCAGCCCCtaattttctctcaaaatctcaCTTTATTCAGATGGAGACCTGACTAGATAAGAATTTCTCCAATctctaattaatattaaaaacacTCTAGATCTCCCATCAATTGCCATACATACCGTATGATCTGATCAACATAACCTATGGTCCTTATGGAATATCCTAGAAAGGTAAAGTTTCAAACTTTACATTAGTGCAACACCATTAATTGATTAACCCAATGGAGCAATGGCTGTTTTGTTCTACTACTATGTATTGTGCCTTAAACAaggcccaaaacaaaaacgtgCACGTTacgaacaaaaaaaattacttcaaTCCCAACGACGTGGACAGATCTTTGTGCTGCCACGCAGCATCTTCAATATCCGTTGAAGACATACAGAGACAACCAGGTGTCAAATCGTCGGATAAAATGCCCTCATCCGGCGAGCTAAAGCAACAGAGATATTGATTTCACGAGTAACAGGCATCTCTGATTGGTCAAGCTGttggtttgaatttgataaataatataaataaagctCCACGGAATTATTTAAAGCACAAGCACACTTTGAGTCACTACACTCCATACTCGAAAATGTCCGAGGCAGAGGCAAAATCAGCTGCTCCAAGCGCTGAGCTTTTGGAATGGCCGAAGAAGGACAACCGTCGCCTCCTTCACGCCGTGTACCGCGTCGGCGATCTCGATCGCACGATCAAGTACGCTCCTTTACGACATTGTTCATACTGATCTGTGATCACTGATCAATTTCcatggtttttaattttaattttttgatttttggaaaaaattcaGGTTTTACACGGAGGCTCTAGGGATGAAGCTGTTGAGGAAGAGGGATATTCCTGAAGAGAAATACTCGAATGCATTTCTGGGATTTGGGCCTGAAGAGTCTCACTTCGTGGTCGAGTTGACCTACAATTATGGCGTGTCTTCTTATGATATCGGGACTGGTTTTGGACATTTCGCCATTGCTACTCCCGATGTAAGTTTTCAGaggaattgggttttgggtgcTGGGAATTGGgattttgttcttgttgtttCTGAATTTTTATAATGGGTGGGTGGAATTGTTTGTAGGTTAAAAAGCTAGTTGAAGAGGTTCGTGCCAAAGGTGGTAATGTGACGAGGGAGCCTGGTCCTGTGAAAGGTGGGAACAGCATCATTGCCTTTGTGAAGGACCCAGATGGTTACACATTTGAGATCATTCAGCGACCTTCCACCCCTGAGCCACTTTGTCAAGTAATGCTCCGCGTTGGTGATCTTGAACGCTCAATCAAGTTCTATGAAAAGGTAATTAATTGAACCCTTCTATAGGAAATTGGGAATACAAAAATGTCAACTTGATCTGGGTTATCAAGGAATTTTACCATTAGCCATGTTTTATGTGGCAATTTCAGTAGGGTTGATAGACACTAGGATTTGAAGTCTCCTATTACATTATATTAGCATGGAAAGGCTTCAGCTTTGTCCTTGTTTGAAACCAAGTGATTGTGTTCATCAAATCCATTGTCATGATCTGTTTTTTAATATTGTCCTACGTCTTGGCTTCCCTTGTGTGCAGGCTTTGGGCTTGA belongs to Prunus persica cultivar Lovell chromosome G4, Prunus_persica_NCBIv2, whole genome shotgun sequence and includes:
- the LOC18778221 gene encoding putative lactoylglutathione lyase; protein product: MSEAEAKSAAPSAELLEWPKKDNRRLLHAVYRVGDLDRTIKFYTEALGMKLLRKRDIPEEKYSNAFLGFGPEESHFVVELTYNYGVSSYDIGTGFGHFAIATPDVKKLVEEVRAKGGNVTREPGPVKGGNSIIAFVKDPDGYTFEIIQRPSTPEPLCQVMLRVGDLERSIKFYEKALGLKLLRTIERPEYKYNIAILGYAEEDQTTILELTYNYGVTEYTKGNAYAQIAIGTDDVYKSAEVVNLVTQELGGKITRQPGPIPGLNTKITSFLDPDGWKTVLVDNEDFLKELQ